The following coding sequences lie in one Seriola aureovittata isolate HTS-2021-v1 ecotype China chromosome 5, ASM2101889v1, whole genome shotgun sequence genomic window:
- the vps37ba gene encoding VPS37B subunit of ESCRT-I a, which translates to MSSFSNKFSAYTMTQLNEILEDDDKLTKMVQEMDEMHEVQQSKETTLVNNRTLAEQNLALQPRLEHKKEQLTKSYSCLQENFESYQLRKSTLDHKSGNTSLDTLLALLQAEGAKIEEETENMADSFLDGDMTLDAFIDAYQSKRKLAHLRRVKIEKLQEMVLKGQRLPQALVPASRSQDVSAAASLLTEASNGSSPVPQPRRKPPPPPSQPAPILNPNPAATAAPQPSVFYSSPYPPIPPRTGQPFPSVSSGYPTHFLSQYPPALPQRPPPRMAPQPGFIMQ; encoded by the exons ATGTCTAGTTTTTCCAACAAGTTTAGCGCCTACACGATGACACAGCTCAACGAGATCCTGGAGGACGACGACAAACTCACGAAAATGGTCCAAGAGATGGACGAG ATGCATGAGGTCCAGCAGAGCAAGGAGACCACACTGGTCAACAACCGAACCCTGGCTGAGCAGAACCTCGCCCTGCAGCCCAGACTGGAGCACAAGAAGGAGCAGCTCACCAAGAGCTACAGCTGTCTTCAGGAGAACTTTGAGTCTTATCAGCTTCGCAAGTCCACCCTAG ACCACAAGTCAGGAAACACCTCCCTGGACACTTTGCTGGCCCTGCTGCAGGCGGAGGGAGCCAAAatagaggaggagacagag AATATGGCTGATTCATTCCTGGATGGGGACATGACCCTGGATGCCTTCATCGATGCTTATCAGAGCAAGAGGAAGCTGGCCCACTTGAGAAGGGTGAAAATCGAGAAGCTGCAGGAGATGGTGCTGAAGGGACAGCGGCTCCCCCAGGCGCTGGTTCCCGCCTCCCGATCTCAGGATGTGTCAGCAGCAGCCTCCCTCCTCACTGAGGCCAGTAACGGTTCCTCCCCTGTCCCCCAGCCCAGGAGGaaacccccacctcctccatccCAGCCAGCCCCAATTCTAAATCCAAATCCAGCTGCAACCGCTGCCCCCCAGCCTTCTGTCTTCTACTCATCGCCATACCCGCCAATTCCTCCCAGAACAGGCCAGCCCTTCCCCAGCGTCTCCTCTGGCTACCCCacccatttcctctctcagtaCCCCCCTGCTTTGCCACAGAGGCCCCCTCCTCGTATGGCCCCGCAGCCTGGCTTCATCATGcagtaa